In the Wyeomyia smithii strain HCP4-BCI-WySm-NY-G18 chromosome 2, ASM2978416v1, whole genome shotgun sequence genome, one interval contains:
- the LOC129719822 gene encoding uncharacterized protein LOC129719822: MAKKLERLLDLRDMAKEKMCRIREGLKQAEVSIHWLNLQLDTLRRCNDDMQKTYWEICDIVPRDQREEHKNEYIRAEELYTELTVQIQTEVTKWNASEAEKVQGKINALAPAFVPQQPAVVSNSTPHLQFPLPTFDGSLENWYSFKCMFKTIMNRYPNESPAIKLYHLKNSLVGNAAGKIDQDVINNNDYESAWKMLENTYEDERFMIDTHIDALLNLPKMTSENGNELRNLLDTCTKHVDALKNRQLVVDGLSEMILVNLIAKRLDKETRKLWKSQIPGDELPAYSDLIDYLRERSRILQKMKEYTESRPTNAPKQKVKFEQKTTQGRNFVQTSSKQSKESCICCNGDHQIYKCDTFRELTVNDRYNKVRQAGLGFNCLRRGHRSAACNSDNTCRTCKRKHHSLLHDDKPAAPKVKESTPATSSSTTVEEQRIIAVQTQGSVNCTKSFMLEQQVLLSTAEVHVQGSSNKNVLCRALLDSGSDSNLICESLARKLNVAMENVNIPISGVDNAETAVKYRLRTKISSRVNSFNALLDFLVVPTITTNLPIVKVDIRCWTIPANLSLADPAFHIPNEIEMIIGAELLFELLQGGRIKLASGAPMLVETQLGWIVSGTARLHKSNSTKSVCHLNRVDEQLNLLTADIPKMYRQVQVHKDDRKYQRILWLNANNDVGAFELTTVTYGCASAPYLATRTLMQLAKDEAHELPLAA; the protein is encoded by the exons ATGGCAAAAAAGCTCGAGCGACTTCTTGATCTGCGTGATATGGCAAAAGAAAAAATGTGTCGGATCCGTGAAGGCTTAAAGCAAGCAGAAGTCAGTATTCATTGGTTAAATTTACAACTTGATACACTACGCCGGTGTAATGACGACATGCAAAAAACGTATTGGGAAATTTGTGACATCGTTCCTAGAGATCAGCGGGAAGAACACAAAAACGAGTACATTCGTGCTGAGGAGCTGTATACCGAGTTAACTGTGCAAATTCAAACCGAAGTTACAAAATGGAATGCCTCCGAAGCAGAAAAAGTGCAAGGAAAAATAAATGCGTTGGCCCCAGCCTTTGTTCCGCAGCAGCCAGCAGTAGTTAGCAACTCGACACCTCACCTTCAGTTTCCGTTGCCAACATTTGATGGCAGTCTTGAAAATTGGTACTCATTTAAGTGCATGTTTAAGACGATAATGAACAGGTATCCAAATGAATCTCCGGCCATCAAACTTTACCACTTGAAAAACTCTCTAGTAGGCAATGCAGCTGGTAAGATCGACCAGGACGTGATCAATAATAATGATTACGAGTCAGCATGGAAGATGTTAGAAAATACTTATGAAGATGAAAGGTTCATGATAGATACGCATATAGATGCTCTGCTTAATCTACCCAAAATGACGAGCGAGAACGGTAATGAATTGCGTAACTTACTCGATACATGTACGAAGCACGTTGATGCACTTAAAAACAGACAATTGGTTGTAGACGGACTTTCTGAAATGATTCTTGTCAACTTAATAGCTAAACGATTGGACAAGGAAACACGGAAATTGTGGAAATCACAGATTCCAGGAGATGAGCTGCCTGCTTACAGTGATTTGATTGACTACCTACGGGAGCGTAGTCGCATACTGcaaaaaatgaaagaatataCCGAATCGCGTCCTACTAATGCACCAAAGCAGAAAGTCAAATTCGAGCAGAAAACCACTCAAGGCAGGAACTTTGTGCAAACGTCGTCGAAACAGTCCAAGGAATCATGTATCTGCTGCAACGGTGATCATCAGATTTATAAGTGTGACACATTTAGAGAGCTCACTGTGAATGATCGGTACAATAAAGTCAGGCAAGCCGGTCTAGGCTTTAATTGTCTGCGACGTGGCCATCGAAGTGCCGCTTGTAACTCAGACAACACATGTAGAACGTGCAAGCGAAAGCATCATAGTCTTTTGCACGATGATAAGCCAGCAGCCCCTAAGGTTAAGGAAAGTACACCAGCTACATCGAGTTCAACTACTGTGGAAGAACAGCGGATAATCGCAGTGCAAACGCAAGGATCAGTAAACTGTACAAAATCATTTATGCTGGAACAGCAAGTGCTTCTTTCGACGGCGGAGGTACATGTCCAAGGTTCCAGTAACAAGAATGTACTATGTCGTGCCTTATTGGATTCCGGGTCTGACAGCAACCTCATCTGCGAGTCGCTAGCGAGAAAGCTTAACGTTGCTATGGAAAATGTTAACATACCAATCAGCGGTGTTGATAACGCTGAAACTGCAGTTAAGTATAGGCTGCGTACTAAGATCAGTTCACGCGTTAATTCATTTAACGCTCTTCTAGATTTTTTGGTGGTACCGACGATTACCACCAACCTACCTATCGTGAAAGTGGATATCCGTTGCTGGACAATTCCAGCCAATTTAAGTTTGGCCGACCCAGCTTTTCATATTCCTAATGAAATCGAAATGATTATCGGCGCGGAATTGCTTTTTGAATTGTTACAAGGTGGACGAATTAAACTTGCATCTGGAGCTCCCATGTTGGTTGAAACACAACTTGGCTGGATTGTCAGTGGCACCGCTAGACTGCATAAATCGAATTCTACTAAAAGTGTTTGCCATTTAAATCGCGTCGATGAACAACTAAACC TGCTAACTGCCGACATCCCAAAAATGTACCGCCAAGTGCAGGTGCATAAAGATGATAGGAAATATCAGCGTATTCTATGGTTGAATGCCAACAACGATGTGGGAGCATTTGAATTAACCACCGTTACGTACGGTTGCGCCAGTGCTCCTTACCTGGCAACGCGAACATTGATGCAATTGGCGAAGGATGAAGCACACGAGCTGCCCCTCGCAGCTTAA
- the LOC129724018 gene encoding importin-4-like — protein MEQIIRNLLVADNDLIQQATSELKEAFKRPETISQLCELAVTNKDAQVRQYSAMLLKKHLGKLRHWQQVPLEQQALIKQGMLEAIVKEPEKSVRTAITGFVGVLIRHEATKDEAWMNEVLKFMFESTSSSDPKMAEVGSATFCTLTNTSPDQFIPHFEAVCQLFSSALIATEASGNMTTPVVYNILQGMSHLVSFITGNPTAENTYQASIPYVVKALAGFAQQDSFKFIEAFDILENLADESSRILTPHLKLLIEFCLEIAKKSDLEDSVRVKAITYIGWLVRSKKKMIIKQKLVEPIVVSLFHLMSVAPDVEDEDEEYFGSNEVSTPSTCATQTLDVLALHIPPKQLIPTLMALLEPALRGNDPLAKKASYLSIAVIAEGCSEHICNKYLKALLDVIKTGITDPNPMIRNAALFALGQFSEHLQPEISQYAEEILPILFEFLQQLCLQIRSGGKEPQHIDRVFYALETFCENLEDQLTPHLPILMERLFEALDARNTVHLRELSLTAIAATANAAKENMLPYFLRLIDGLKMYLVKTDDEDICTLRPQAIDTFAALVRTIGKDNFLPLAVDTLNLGLTMLDGCNDPDLRRSCYNLFASMASSVKEDMAGSLTKIVESMLESVKSTEGIVPTFKDDGEDIVLLNGTTVDDEEEDDQEYDIENSDNENDEDDDDIAGYSVENAYMDEKEEAILALMEFAEHTGPAFAPFILTAFEEIYKLINHPNEDIRKASIDALKQFVISLHELGNVEGANQSILIIIPKLSEIIRTDEERSVVMSALDAYSDIMEKVGAAAIQAEGQKDAIFGCIVDVLNGKVACQFDEPVDEDQEESEYDEAIIESAGDILPKFGRALPPAEFAVYFGRVWPYFIQKIEKSKQKDETTDSQRAFAIGVLSECFRGLKEFTVNWFDTLLPIFLSCVQDRNNEVRNNAVYGIGEMVLNGNECSFKHYPQILTSLSAVVAKEQHAGTLDNICGALARLITTNSSLVPMKEVLPVFVQYLPLREDFEENQAVFRCLDVIYRQGNDNLIPLLGRVLIIGLQVLYKKQHNSDECRDLIFNFIKQISKDFPDKFTEVVRSDTEIANFVQTLPLQ, from the exons gctACAAGCGAGTTAAAAGAAGCTTTTAAACGGCCAGAGACCATTTCACAGCTGTGCGAGCTCGCTGTCACTAACAAAGATGCACAGGTGCGTCAGTACAGTGCGATGCTATTGAAGAAGCATCTTGGTAAACTACGTCATTGGCAGCAGGTCCCTCTTGAACAGCAGGCTCTGATCAAGCAGGGAATGTTGGAGGCCATTGTCAAAGAACCAGAAAAGTCGGTTCGCACTGCAATCACCGGATTTGTAGGTGTTCTCATTCGGCATGAAGCAACCAAAGACGAGGCATGGATGAACGAAGTGTTGAAGTTTATGTTCGAAAGCACCAGTTCCAGCGATCCGAAAATGGCAGAAGTAGGCTCTGCAACATTTTGTACACTTACAAATACCTCGCCCGATCAGTTTATTCCCCATTTCGAGGCAGTTTGCCAATTGTTCTCATCTGCATTGATAGCGACAGAAGCTAGTGGAAACATGACAACACCGGTGGTTTACAACATTTTACAAGGTATGTCTCATCTGGTATCATTCATCACCGGTAATCCAACTGCTGAGAACACGTACCAGGCGTCCATTCCGTACGTTGTAAAGGCCCTTGCCGGATTCGCCCAGCAGGATTCGTTTAAATTTATCGAAGCATTCGATATTCTGGAGAATCTGGCAGATGAGTCTTCTCGTATTTTGACTCCTCACTTGAAACTACTGATCGAGTTTTGTTTGGAGATTGCGAAAAAGAGCGATCTTGAAGATTCCGTTCGTGTGAAAGCAATAACCTACATTGGTTGGTTGGTACgatcaaagaaaaaaatgatcatCAAGCAGAAACTAGTGGAACCAATTGTGGTCTCTCTGTTTCATTTGATGAGTGTTGCACCGGATGTAGAAGATGAGGATGAGGAATATTTTGGCAGTAACGAAGTATCTACTCCGAGCACGTGTGCAACACAAACGCTGGACGTTCTAGCTTTGCACATTCCTCCAAAGCAATTAATTCCAACATTGATGGCCCTATTAGAACCAGCTTTGCGTGGAAATGACCCCCTAGCTAAAAAAGCTTCTTATTTGTCAATCGCTGTTATTGCAGAAGGTTGTTCGGAGCACATCtgcaataaatatttgaaagctCTACTAGATGTAATAAAAACCGGAATCACTGATCCTAATCCTATGATTCGAAATGCCGCTTTGTTTGCACTGGGACAATTTTCCGAGCATCTTCAACCTGAAATTTCTCAATATGCTGAAGAAATACTCCCTATTCTTTTCGAATTCCTCCAACAGCTTTGTTTACAAATACGCAGCGGGGGAAAAGAACCACAACACATCGATCGTGTTTTCTACGCTCTGGAAACATTTTGTGAAAATCTCGAAGATCAGCTAACACCACATTTGCCAATTTTAATGGAACGCCTATTTGAAGCATTAGATGCGCGAAATACGGTACATTTGAGAGAGCTGTCATTGACAGCTATTGCTGCAACTGCAAATGCAGCGAAGGAAAATATGTTACCTTATTTCCTTCGGTTGATTGATGGTTTGAAAATGTATCTGGTAAAAACGGACGATGAAGATATTTGTACGTTACGTCCCCAGGCAATAGACACGTTTGCCGCACTCGTTAGAACTATAGGAAAAGACAATTTCCTACCGCTGGCGGTTGACACACTGAACTTGGGTCTAACAATGTTGGATGGTTGTAATGATCCAGACCTGCGGAGAAGCTGCTACAATTTGTTTGCCTCTATGGCCTCTTCTGTTAAGGAAGATATGGCTGGTTCACTAacaaaaattgttgaatctatGCTGGAAAGTGTAAAAAGTACTGAGGGAATCGTGCCAACTTTCAAGGATGACGGAGAGGATATTGTGCTACTCAACGGTACAACCGTGGATGATGAGGAAGAAGACGATCAGGAATATGATATCGAAAATTCAGATAATGAAAATGACGAGGACGACGATGATATTGCTGGGTACAGTGTGGAAAATGCTTACATGGATGAGAAGGAGGAAGCAATTTTAGCGTTGATGGAATTTGCTGAACATACCGGGCCTGCATTCGCACCATTTATCTTGACTGCATTTGAAGAAATATACAAATTAATTAACCATCCGAACGAGGACATACGAAAAGCTTCAATCGACGCCTTGAAGCAGTTTGTGATTTCTTTGCATGAGCTCGGGAATGTAGAAGGTGCCAATCAAAGCATTTTGATAATAATTCCGAAACTTAGCGAGATTATCCGAACGGACGAGGAACGATCGGTGGTGATGTCAGCACTGGATGCCTACAGCGATATAATGGAAAAAGTTGGAGCTGCTGCAATACAAGCTGAGGGACAAAAAGATGCCATCTTCGGATGTATTGTGGATGTACTAAACGGAAAAGTAGCTTGTCAATTCGACGAACCTGTTGACGAAGATCAGGAGGAAAGTGAATACGATGAAGCTATTATCGAGTCAGCTGGGGATATTCTACCCAAGTTTGGTCGGGCTTTGCCGCCAGCAGAGTTCGCAGTCTACTTTGGACGAGTTTGGccttatttcattcaaaaaatt GAAAAAAGCAAACAGAAAGATGAGACAACAGATTCGCAGCGTGCTTTTGCTATTGGTGTTCTGTCTGAGTGCTTCCGCGGCCTAAAGGAGTTCACTGTGAACTGGTTTGATACTTTGTTGCCTATTTTCTTATCCTGTGTGCAAGATCGTAACAACGAAGTACGCAATAACGCAGTATACGGGATCGGTGAAATGGTACTAAACGGAAACGAATGCTCTTTCAA GCACTATCCTCAAATATTGACTTCCCTGTCTGCAGTAGTGGCCAAGGAACAGCATGCTGGCACTTTGGACAATATTTGCGGCGCGTTGGCCCGTTTGATTACAACCAATAGTAGTTTAGTTCCGATGAAGGAG GTTCTTCCAGTGTTTGTTCAATATCTGCCATTGCGTGAAGACTTCGAAGAAAATCAGGCTGTGTTTCGCTGTTTAGATGTAATTTATAGACAGGGCAATGATAACCTGATCCCGTTACTTGGTCGAGTGCTGATCATTGGCCTACAAGTTTTATATAAGAAGCAACACAATAGTGATG AGTGTCGCGACTTgatattcaattttatcaaacaaATCAGTAAAGATTTTCCGGACAAGTTTACTGAAGTAGTGCGCAGTGACACCGAAATTGCGAACTTTGTCCAAACGTTGCCGCTCCAGTAG
- the LOC129723153 gene encoding probable RNA helicase armi: MFRLVGKLVLDLVTTIGGSKESKEEQIKRLEAQLEDDDKDDETERKCLEIDQKKEATNCFQQTGNVTKIEANCIIIDGTLYVDKKVLETCPFQHQLELGSRVSYLAYRTTDDEQTKVIKLESLLSEIWGNDKDSLQTPAEEVELVHEIDPTYFNFNQRSEQGTVTAKRRGLLTVETDQGEYSVDMDNLTMTFIPEVGDYVVLDCMVQIDETYFDTRGNILEVRGIAPTRLVQGTGFVTKADNEGGEIRSDDGVYTYLADICESGQQPNQGDKVVFEAVENAELSYRCTKILIEVAAVRQVETSKEETKSKFDDDFFDNKRGIKITDDIVVKLKELNESQQFDVLISNESDRPHKILRSLFMSNKQTSQLRLLHPKLMDIIALRPGDTAKYSFEITSSNYGISKEVFMWSFGGFKIARYFTIIVGDGDNIQAQKVNEGSTAARTAAGGHRLAAWNIYKRGGEVTPGQKISKRANFIDIKIGGYHVPDELKQILLNPASNRTQIDEELDRTQRCFQRPLCPDTYRALFKTFLWMEDVQCEISITRFNMDRAHFTREDGYLALRIENIGEARPSLIPGDKLIATTPWVSQNDVGNGAFIHKVMKHKILVKFSEHFHEKYNGEDYKLIFQPTRGAFQKQHHAIMCVTSALGTDYLFPTKTNIREPWIDLKLNEKCNLATNEFNNEFQWFNPLLNEIQKEAIKNILRSESRPLPYVIFGPPGTGKTMTIIELIHQIVKLSADSRIMVGTPSNSSANLITERLIESKVLRPGEFIRIVGLNYVEQELVPEHLAPYCGTVDIASERTVKDEVIITESGLKHKLQLKHLGRHRITIGTCVTLGTMMQIRFPRNHFTHVIIDEAGQCLETETLIPMTFINKVCGTVVLAGDPMQLGPVVMSPHASDRGFNTSLLVRLMETPLYKSDKVRFPDTGGFNPRLVTKLRYNYRSIPCILDLYSELFYESSLVSCIAAEGSMEAKFLESVYDILPVKCNQRPHYGFVFWGVNGVNKQTPESPSWFNPAEAKSVFNFLLKLYKKGIRPEDIGIITPYQQQAKTIRRILDESNLQRPKIGSVEEFQGQERLVILISTVRTSKSQLLSDQQHALGFVASPKRLNVAISRAKSLLVIFGSPHLLSADKQWLKLLNKSINNDTYCGCDLPDHITPVNGSNGHHNDEI, translated from the exons ATGTTTCGATTAGTAGGGAAGCTTGTATTAGATTTAGTCACTACTATTGGTGGCTCAAAGGAGTCGAAGGAAGAGCAAATCAAACGATTAGAAGCACAATTAGAAGATGACGACAAGGACGACGAAACAGAGAGGAAGTGTTTGGAGATCGACCAGAAGAAGGAGGCAACAAACTGTTTTCAACAGACAG GAAATGTCACAAAAATTGAAGCCAACTGTATTATCATAGATGGAACCTTGTATGTGGATAAAAAGGTATTGGAGACATGTCCTTTTCAGCACCAGCTGGAATTAGGTTCTCGTGTATCCTACCTAGCTTATAGAACAACCGATGACGAACAGACAAAAGTAATCAAACTTGAATCTCTGCTCAGTGAAATTTGGGGAAATGACAAGGACAGTCTACAAACGCCAGCCGAAGAG GTCGAACTGGTGCACGAGATAGATCCTACGTACTTCAACTTTAATCAGCGTAGCGAGCAGGGAACGGTTACTGCAAAGCGTCGTGGACTACTGACTGTTGAAACCGACCAGGGAGAGTACTCTGTTGACATGGATAATTTAACTATGACATTCATTCCGGAAGTTGGTGATTACGTCGTGCTGGATTGTATGGTGCAAATTGATGAAACCTATTTTGACACCCGTGGTAACATTCTTGAAGTACGTGGAATTGCACCTACCCGACTAGTTCAAGGAACCGGTTTTGTAACTAAAGCAGATAACGAAGGAGGTGAAATAAGAAGCGATGATGGTGTTTACACCTATCTTGCTGATATTTGTGAATCCGGCCAGCAACCAAACCAGGGCGATAAAGTTGTTTTCGAAGCAGTAGAAAATGCAGAACTAAGCTACCGATGCACTAAGATACTGATCGAAGTTGCTGCAGTTCGCCAAGTTGAAACAAGTAAAGAGGAAACGAAGTCAAAATTCGACGATGATTTTTTTGACAACAAGCGAGGTATTAAAATTACTGATGATATTGTCGTAAAATTGAAAGAGCTCAATGAATCCCAACAATTTGACGTGCTAATTAGTAACGAGAGCGATCGACCTCATAAAATCCTGCGTTCTTTATTTATGTCAAACAAACAGACCTCTCAACTGCGATTGTTGCACCCAAAGCTGATGGATATAATCGCTCTCAGACCGGGTGATACGGCTAAGTATTCGTTTGAAATTACTAGCAGCAATTATGGAATAAGCAAAGAAGTTTTTATGTGGTCCTTTGGAGGTTTTAAAATTGCTAGATATTTTACTATAATCGTGGGTGATGGTGATAATATTCAGGCTCAAAAAGTTAATGAAGGTAGCACCGCAGCACGAACAGCTGCTGGTGGGCATCGTCTGGCAGCTTGGAATATTTATAAACGCGGTGGTGAAGTAACACCTGGTCAAAAAATCAGTAAACGTGCCAATTTCATCGATATTAAGATAG GAGGTTATCATGTTCCGGATGAACTCAAGCAAATACTTCTTAACCCGGCGTCAAATCGAACTCAAATCGACGAAGAATTGGATCGCACACAGCGCTGCTTTCAGCGCCCACTATGCCCAGATACCTATCGGGCATTATTTAAAACATTCCTGTGGATGGAGGATGTGCAGTGTGAAATTTCCATCACCCGATTTAATATGGATCGTGCTCATTTTACACGTGAAGACGGCTATCTTGCCTTGCGTATAGAAAACATTGGTGAAGCCAGACCATCACTGATCCCTGGTGATAAATTAATTGCAACTACTCCATGGGTCTCTCAAAATGATGTCGGCAATGGGGCATTTATTCACAAAGTCATGAAACACAAAATCCTGGTGAAATTCAGTGAACATTTCCACGAGAAATACAACGGCGAAGATTACAAGCTGATTTTTCAGCCTACAAGAGGCGCATTCCAAAAGCAGCATCATGCCATAATGTGCGTGACAAGTGCGCTGGGCACTGACTATCTGTTTCCAACAAAAACTAATATTCGCGAACCATGGATCGACCTAAAACTCAACGAGAAATGCAACTTAGCTACTAATGAGTTCAACAACGAATTCCAGTGGTTCAATCCATTAttgaatgaaattcaaaaagaaGCCATCAAAAACATTCTGCGGTCTGAATCGAGACCACTACCATATGTTATTTTTGGTCCACCAGGAACTGGTAAAACAATGACCATTATAGAATTGATCCATCAAATTGTTAAACTGTCAGCCGACAGTCGCATCATGGTTGGAACACCTTCCAACAGTTCAGCTAATTTGATTACCGAAAGATTAATTGAAAGTAAAGTGCTCCGTCCGGGTGAATTTATTCGGATTGTGGGATTAAACTATGTGGAACAAGAGCTAGTTCCAGAACACCTGGCGCCATACTGCGGAACAGTTGATATTGCTTCCGAAAGAACGGTAAAGGATGAAGTCATTATAACCGAATCTGGGCTAAAGCACAAGCTACAATTAAAACATTTGGGGCGACATCGCATAACAATCGGAACATGTGTTACCCTAGGCACGATGATgcaaattcggtttccaagaaATCACTTTACCCACGTCATAATAGATGAAGCAGGTCAGTGTTTGGAGACAGAAACACTTATTCCAATGACATTCATCAACAAGGTTTGTGGCACGGTTGTTCTCGCAGGTGATCCAATGCAGCTTGGACCTGTGGTCATGAGTCCTCATGCATCCGACCGAGGTTTCAATACATCTCTGTTAGTTCGTTTAATGGAAACTCCTCTATATAAATCAGATAAAGTTCGGTTTCCCGACACTGGTGGATTTAATCCAAGACTGGTGACTAAACTTCGTTATAACTACCGATCAATACCCTGCATCTTAGACCTCTACAGCGAACTATTTTATGAATCTTCTCTTGTCTCGTGTATCGCTGCAGAAGGCAGCATGGAAGCAAAGTTCCTTGAATCAGTCTACGATATTCTGCCAGTTAAATGTAATCAACGACCTCACTACGGGTTTGTGTTCTGGGGCGTGAATGGAGTCAACAAGCAAACACCAGAAAGTCCTTCGTGGTTTAATCCGGCAGAGGCGAAAagtgtttttaattttcttttaaagTTGTACAAAAAAGGTATACGGCCAGAAGATATTGGAATCATAACACCCTACCAACAGCAAGCAAAAACGATTCGACGTATCTTGGACGAAAGCAATCTTCAGCGCCCAAAAATAGGAAGTGTCGAAGAGTTTCAAGGTCAGGAACGGCTGGTTATACTCATCTCAACTGTCCGAACTTCAAAATCACAACTGTTAAGCGACCAGCAACATGCCCTAGGTTTTGTAGCCAGCCCGAAGAGGTTAAATGTGGCTATTTCTCGAGCCAAATCGCTGCTCGTAATTTTTGGCAGCCCACATTTGCTATCGGCCGATAAACAGTGGCTTAAACTGTTGAACAAATCAATTAATAACGATACTTACTGCGGATGTGACCTCCCGGATCACATCACTCCAGTAAACGGCTCGAACGGGCACCATAATGAtgaaatatag